Proteins encoded in a region of the Microbacterium neungamense genome:
- a CDS encoding bifunctional [glutamine synthetase] adenylyltransferase/[glutamine synthetase]-adenylyl-L-tyrosine phosphorylase, giving the protein MARPDASVSLSALARLGFVELSPASARLEELSALTGVDRADLVDGLSAADPDGALDGLLRVARRDYARVAALLGDEELRPATWRLFGASAGLARFFERHPSQLQADAVSRTALPDAAELRERMLAAVGATDGFATAASPAVALRVCYRRCLAEIAAADLASADPVAAIPAVSACLADAAAAALDAALAVARAELGGGDPASVAAREVAATRLAIIGMGKAGARELNYVSDVDVIFVAGTADEELLPEPRAIDIATRLARGTMRVLSGVETEPPLWEVDAALRPEGKQGALVRSLAAHLAYYDRWAKSWEFQALLKARAIAGDAELGAAYIDALQPKVFSSAAREDFVGSVQRMRERVTEHIPPDDVPYQLKLGPGGLRDIEFTVQLLQLVHGLTDATLRTRGTLESLDALVAGGYIGRAEAASFARDYCVLRLLEHRLQLADLQRTHLMPRAEHALRSLARATGLADTGDGVQRVWEGVRREVRDLHTRLFYRPLLSAVASLPEEERELSPEQAGDRLAAIGFRDPAGALRHIAALTSGLSRKATIQRHLMPVMLRWFADGTDPDYGLLAFRRISERLGDTPWFLRMLRDSSGAAERLTTLLTASRYVGELMEWIPESVAWLDGTDALQPRGQAALDEEARAIQTRHDRAKDAFRAVRALRRRELLRTAMGAVLDVLDIDQVAQALTDITDATIQAALRAVRREVVPPEDDALDFSIIAMGRFGGGELGFGSDADVLFVYEPNGVDPHRAQQLSSRIVAGLREQLDDHRVPLELDADLRPEGRNGPIVRTLDAYAQYYRRWSLSWESQALLRARGVAGSGKLIARFLELADGVRYPAEIAVQDVREIKRIKARVEGERLPQGADPRRHLKLGPGTLSDVEWMVQILQLQHAHRIPALRTTSTLRALQVAAEEGLIPADAAALLREAWVLSSRLRSAMTLLTGQTRDVLPADLRELDGVGRILGYPDRSGAVVEEDYLRVTRRARRVFEQLFYG; this is encoded by the coding sequence ATGGCCCGCCCCGACGCGTCCGTCTCGCTGTCGGCGCTCGCACGGCTCGGGTTCGTCGAGCTGTCGCCCGCCTCGGCGCGCCTCGAGGAGCTGTCCGCGCTGACCGGCGTCGACCGGGCGGACCTCGTCGACGGGCTCTCCGCCGCCGACCCGGACGGCGCTCTGGACGGACTGCTGCGGGTCGCCCGCCGCGACTACGCGCGGGTCGCGGCGCTCCTCGGCGACGAGGAGCTGCGGCCGGCGACGTGGCGGCTGTTCGGCGCCTCCGCCGGGCTCGCACGGTTCTTCGAGCGGCATCCGTCGCAGCTGCAGGCGGATGCGGTGAGCCGCACCGCCCTGCCGGACGCCGCCGAGCTGCGCGAGCGGATGCTGGCCGCTGTGGGCGCGACCGATGGCTTCGCCACGGCCGCCTCCCCGGCGGTCGCGCTGCGCGTGTGCTACCGGCGCTGCCTGGCCGAGATCGCCGCGGCCGACCTGGCATCCGCGGACCCGGTGGCGGCGATCCCCGCCGTGTCCGCCTGCCTGGCGGATGCCGCCGCCGCGGCCCTCGACGCCGCCCTCGCGGTCGCCCGGGCCGAACTGGGCGGCGGGGATCCGGCATCCGTCGCCGCACGCGAGGTCGCGGCGACCCGGCTCGCGATCATCGGCATGGGCAAGGCGGGCGCCCGGGAGCTCAACTACGTCAGCGACGTCGACGTGATCTTCGTGGCCGGCACCGCGGACGAGGAGCTGCTGCCGGAGCCGCGGGCGATCGACATCGCCACCCGCCTCGCCCGCGGCACGATGCGCGTGCTCTCCGGCGTGGAGACCGAGCCTCCGCTGTGGGAGGTGGACGCTGCCCTGCGCCCCGAGGGCAAGCAGGGCGCGCTGGTGCGCTCCCTCGCCGCGCACCTGGCGTACTACGACCGCTGGGCGAAGAGCTGGGAGTTCCAGGCGCTGCTGAAGGCCCGCGCGATCGCGGGGGACGCGGAGCTGGGCGCCGCGTACATCGATGCGCTGCAGCCGAAGGTGTTCTCCAGCGCGGCCCGCGAGGACTTCGTCGGCAGCGTGCAGCGGATGCGGGAGCGGGTCACCGAGCACATCCCGCCGGACGACGTGCCGTACCAGCTCAAGCTCGGACCGGGCGGGCTGCGCGACATCGAGTTCACGGTGCAGCTGCTGCAGCTGGTGCACGGGCTCACCGACGCGACGCTGCGCACCCGGGGGACGCTGGAGTCGCTGGACGCGCTCGTCGCGGGCGGCTACATCGGACGCGCCGAGGCGGCCTCGTTCGCGCGGGACTACTGCGTGCTGCGGCTGCTGGAGCACCGGCTGCAGCTGGCGGACCTGCAGCGCACGCATCTGATGCCGCGCGCCGAGCACGCGCTGCGGTCGCTGGCGCGTGCGACCGGCCTCGCCGACACCGGCGACGGGGTGCAGCGGGTCTGGGAGGGCGTGCGGCGCGAGGTGCGCGACCTGCACACCCGGCTGTTCTACCGTCCGCTGCTGAGCGCCGTCGCCTCGCTGCCCGAGGAGGAGCGCGAGCTGTCCCCGGAGCAGGCCGGCGACCGTCTCGCCGCGATCGGGTTCCGCGACCCCGCGGGCGCGCTGCGCCACATCGCCGCGCTCACCTCGGGGCTGAGCCGCAAGGCCACCATCCAGCGGCACCTGATGCCGGTGATGCTGCGCTGGTTCGCGGACGGCACCGACCCGGACTACGGCCTGCTCGCGTTCCGGCGGATCAGCGAGCGCCTCGGCGACACCCCGTGGTTCCTGCGGATGCTGCGCGATTCGTCCGGCGCCGCGGAGCGGCTGACGACGCTGCTGACCGCGTCGCGCTACGTCGGCGAGCTGATGGAGTGGATCCCGGAGTCCGTGGCCTGGCTGGACGGCACGGATGCCCTGCAGCCGCGCGGCCAGGCGGCGCTGGACGAGGAGGCCCGCGCGATCCAGACCCGCCACGACCGGGCCAAGGACGCGTTCCGGGCGGTGCGGGCGCTGCGCCGCCGCGAGCTGCTGCGCACGGCGATGGGCGCGGTGCTCGACGTGCTCGACATCGACCAGGTCGCGCAGGCGCTCACCGACATCACGGATGCCACGATCCAGGCGGCGCTGCGGGCGGTGCGGCGCGAGGTGGTGCCGCCCGAGGACGACGCCCTGGACTTCTCGATCATCGCGATGGGCCGTTTCGGCGGCGGCGAGCTCGGGTTCGGGTCGGATGCCGACGTGCTGTTCGTCTACGAACCGAACGGGGTGGACCCGCATCGGGCGCAGCAGCTGTCCAGCCGGATCGTCGCCGGTCTGCGGGAGCAGCTCGACGATCACCGGGTGCCGCTCGAGCTCGACGCGGACCTGCGCCCCGAGGGCCGCAACGGTCCGATCGTGCGCACCCTGGACGCGTATGCGCAGTACTACCGGCGCTGGTCGCTGTCCTGGGAGTCGCAGGCGCTGCTGCGCGCCCGCGGCGTGGCCGGCAGCGGCAAGCTCATCGCCCGGTTCCTCGAGCTCGCGGACGGCGTCCGGTATCCGGCGGAGATCGCGGTGCAGGACGTGCGGGAGATCAAGCGGATCAAGGCGCGGGTCGAGGGGGAGCGTCTGCCGCAGGGCGCGGATCCGCGCCGGCATCTCAAGCTCGGCCCTGGCACCCTCAGCGACGTGGAGTGGATGGTGCAGATCCTGCAGCTGCAGCACGCGCACCGCATCCCGGCGCTGCGCACCACGTCCACGCTGCGGGCGCTGCAGGTGGCGGCGGAGGAGGGGCTGATCCCGGCGGATGCCGCGGCGCTGCTGCGCGAGGCGTGGGTGCTGTCCAGCCGGCTGCGCTCGGCGATGACGCTGCTGACCGGGCAGACCAGGGACGTGCTGCCGGCCGATCTGCGGGAGCTGGACGGGGTGGGGCGGATCCTCGGCTACCCCGACCGCTCGGGGGCGGTGGTCGAGGAGGACTACCTCCGGGTCACACGGCGGGCGCGGCGGGTGTTCGAGCAGCTGTTCTACGGATGA
- a CDS encoding diacylglycerol/lipid kinase family protein, protein MAETTEARRSAAVIWNPSKVDEDELRTAVDAALGEDVLWLETSEEDPGRGMAEQAIAEGRDLLIAVGGDGTVRAVAEAVAGTEAALGIVPRGTGNLLARNLGIPLGDIPAALARISAGEERPLDLGWVTLGEDAEEQAFAVMIGFGLDAQMLAETDDDLKAKAGWLAYVQALGRAAAATELVGAQIALDDEEPEATSIHTMLIGNCGTIQGGITLLPDAKPDDGRLDVLLVSADDVAGWIDTARSVLWDNGLKRLLQRSVDVSAVSTDSATHASAERIRVKLLEPQPFEIDGEEAGEVSEFSVRVQKGALRVL, encoded by the coding sequence ATGGCAGAGACGACGGAGGCGCGGCGTTCCGCCGCGGTGATCTGGAACCCCTCGAAGGTGGACGAGGACGAGTTGCGGACCGCGGTCGACGCGGCGCTCGGCGAGGACGTGCTGTGGCTGGAGACCAGCGAGGAGGACCCGGGCCGCGGGATGGCTGAGCAGGCCATCGCGGAGGGCCGGGATCTGCTCATCGCGGTCGGCGGGGACGGCACGGTCCGCGCGGTGGCGGAGGCCGTCGCCGGCACGGAGGCCGCGCTCGGGATCGTGCCGCGGGGCACCGGGAACCTGCTCGCCCGCAATCTCGGCATCCCGCTCGGCGACATCCCCGCGGCGCTGGCGCGGATCAGCGCGGGGGAGGAGCGTCCGCTCGACCTGGGCTGGGTGACGCTGGGCGAGGATGCCGAGGAGCAGGCGTTCGCGGTCATGATCGGCTTCGGGCTGGACGCGCAGATGCTCGCGGAGACCGACGACGACCTGAAGGCGAAGGCCGGGTGGCTGGCGTACGTGCAGGCCCTGGGCCGGGCGGCCGCGGCGACCGAGCTGGTCGGCGCGCAGATCGCGCTGGACGACGAGGAGCCGGAGGCGACCAGCATCCACACCATGCTGATCGGCAACTGCGGCACCATCCAGGGCGGCATCACGCTGCTGCCGGATGCGAAGCCCGACGACGGCCGGCTGGACGTCCTCCTGGTCAGCGCCGACGACGTGGCCGGCTGGATCGACACGGCGCGGTCGGTGCTGTGGGACAACGGCCTGAAGCGCCTACTGCAGCGGTCCGTCGATGTCAGCGCCGTGAGCACGGATTCCGCGACGCACGCGTCGGCGGAGCGCATCCGGGTGAAGCTGCTGGAGCCGCAGCCGTTCGAGATCGACGGCGAGGAGGCCGGCGAGGTGTCCGAGTTCAGCGTGCGTGTGCAGAAGGGCGCGTTGCGCGTGCTCTGA
- the glnA gene encoding type I glutamate--ammonia ligase: MFTDPAEVLQYIKEQDVKFLDIRFTDLPGVQQHFNIPASAVDEDFFRDGQLFDGSSIRGFASIHESDMQLIPDVTTAYLDPFRAEKTLIMVFDIYNPRTGEIYSKDPRQVAKKAEKYLASTGIADTAYFAPEAEFYIFDEVRYEVTAGKSFYAVDSDEAAWNSGRKEEGGNLGNKTPFKGGYFPVSPVDKQADLRDDIVLKLADAGLIVERSHHEVGTAGQAEINYRFDTMVRAADDVLKFKYIVKNTAQEWGKTATFMPKPLFGDNGSGMHTHQSLWLDGKPLFFDETGYGQLSDTARWYIGGLLKHAHAVLAFTNPTLNSYHRLVKHFEAPVNLAYSAGNRSAAIRIPLTGSNPKAKRIEFRVPDASGNPYLAFAAQMMAGLDGIKNRIEPMEPIDKDLYELPPEEAKNIPQVPNSLLDSLEALRNDHDFLLEGGVFTKELIDTWIEYKYEKEILPMAQRPHPYEYELYYGV, encoded by the coding sequence ATGTTCACAGATCCCGCAGAGGTGCTCCAGTACATCAAGGAGCAGGACGTCAAGTTCCTCGACATCCGCTTCACCGACCTCCCCGGTGTTCAGCAGCACTTCAACATCCCCGCTTCGGCGGTCGACGAGGACTTCTTCCGTGACGGCCAGCTGTTCGACGGCTCCTCGATCCGCGGCTTCGCCAGCATCCACGAGTCCGACATGCAGCTCATCCCGGACGTCACCACGGCCTACCTCGACCCGTTCCGGGCCGAGAAGACGCTGATCATGGTCTTCGACATCTACAACCCGCGCACCGGCGAGATCTACTCGAAGGACCCGCGCCAGGTCGCCAAGAAGGCGGAGAAGTACCTCGCCTCCACCGGCATCGCCGACACCGCGTACTTCGCACCCGAGGCGGAGTTCTACATCTTCGACGAGGTGCGCTACGAGGTCACCGCCGGCAAGAGCTTCTACGCCGTGGACTCGGACGAGGCCGCCTGGAACTCGGGTCGCAAGGAGGAGGGCGGGAACCTCGGCAACAAGACCCCGTTCAAGGGCGGCTACTTCCCCGTCTCCCCGGTCGACAAGCAGGCCGACCTGCGCGACGACATCGTCCTCAAGCTCGCCGACGCCGGCCTCATCGTCGAGCGCTCGCACCACGAGGTGGGCACCGCGGGTCAGGCGGAGATCAACTACCGCTTCGACACCATGGTGCGCGCGGCCGACGACGTGCTGAAGTTCAAGTACATCGTCAAGAACACCGCCCAGGAGTGGGGCAAGACGGCGACCTTCATGCCGAAGCCGCTGTTCGGCGACAACGGCTCGGGCATGCACACCCACCAGTCGCTGTGGCTCGACGGCAAGCCGCTGTTCTTCGACGAGACCGGCTACGGCCAGCTCAGCGACACCGCGCGCTGGTACATCGGCGGCCTGCTCAAGCACGCGCACGCCGTCCTGGCCTTCACCAACCCGACCCTGAACAGCTACCACCGCCTGGTGAAGCACTTCGAGGCGCCGGTGAACCTGGCCTACTCCGCCGGCAACCGCTCGGCCGCGATCCGCATCCCGCTCACCGGCTCGAACCCGAAGGCCAAGCGCATCGAGTTCCGCGTGCCGGACGCGTCGGGCAACCCGTACCTCGCCTTCGCGGCCCAGATGATGGCGGGCCTGGACGGCATCAAGAACCGCATCGAGCCGATGGAGCCGATCGACAAGGACCTCTACGAGCTCCCGCCGGAGGAGGCCAAGAACATCCCGCAGGTGCCGAACTCGCTGCTGGACTCGCTCGAGGCGCTCCGCAACGACCACGACTTCCTCCTCGAGGGCGGCGTGTTCACCAAGGAGCTCATCGACACCTGGATCGAGTACAAGTACGAGAAGGAGATCCTGCCGATGGCGCAGCGTCCGCACCCGTACGAGTACGAGCTGTACTACGGGGTCTGA
- a CDS encoding RDD family protein: protein MTDAVNAYPGERLGLPESGPRSIARIGRRVGALLIDYTAATIIAIGFLGYDPLALPHEAGWRQFAPMLVFALLQILFIPTAGGSPGHRILGMRVVRMGGGWVGLWRPVVRTLLLVFVIPAVIWDADQRGLHDKAASTVLIRS, encoded by the coding sequence GTGACGGATGCCGTGAACGCGTACCCCGGGGAGCGCCTCGGATTGCCGGAGAGCGGGCCGCGCAGCATCGCCCGGATCGGCCGCCGCGTCGGCGCCCTGCTGATCGACTACACGGCCGCGACGATCATCGCGATCGGCTTCCTCGGCTACGACCCGCTCGCGCTGCCGCACGAGGCGGGCTGGCGGCAGTTCGCGCCCATGCTCGTCTTCGCCCTGCTGCAGATCCTGTTCATCCCGACCGCGGGCGGCAGCCCCGGGCACCGCATCCTCGGGATGCGGGTGGTGCGCATGGGCGGGGGCTGGGTGGGCCTGTGGCGTCCGGTGGTGCGCACGCTGCTGCTCGTGTTCGTCATCCCCGCCGTGATCTGGGATGCCGATCAGCGCGGCCTGCACGACAAGGCGGCCAGCACGGTGCTGATCCGCTCCTGA
- a CDS encoding ATP-dependent zinc protease family protein, whose product MGRSSHSNTLTGWREWVALPDLGIDWIKAKIDTGARTSSLHAYDVHEFEREEEEWVRFTVRPWQNSQADAVVAELPVHDRRAVRSSSGHAQERIVVQLMLRLVDREVLAEVTLSNRDEMGFRMLIGREALRQGFVVDPARSFLGGRAPRETRRRNRGRE is encoded by the coding sequence GTGGGTCGGTCCTCTCATTCAAACACGCTGACGGGGTGGCGCGAGTGGGTCGCGCTGCCCGACCTCGGCATCGACTGGATCAAGGCGAAGATCGACACCGGCGCCCGCACCTCCTCGCTGCACGCCTACGACGTGCACGAGTTCGAGCGCGAGGAGGAGGAGTGGGTGCGGTTCACGGTGCGGCCGTGGCAGAACAGCCAGGCGGATGCCGTCGTCGCCGAGCTCCCGGTGCACGATCGTCGCGCCGTGCGCAGCTCGTCCGGGCATGCGCAGGAGCGGATCGTGGTGCAGCTGATGCTGCGACTCGTCGACCGCGAGGTGCTCGCGGAGGTCACGCTCAGCAACCGTGACGAGATGGGATTCCGGATGCTGATCGGGCGCGAGGCGCTGCGCCAGGGCTTCGTCGTCGACCCGGCCCGGTCCTTCCTCGGCGGCCGCGCGCCGCGTGAGACGCGCCGCCGCAACCGCGGCAGGGAATGA
- a CDS encoding RimK family alpha-L-glutamate ligase, which produces MKIAVLSRAPQSYSTQRLRAAALQRGHTVKVLNTLRFAIDLSADVPDLFYRGRQLSDYDAILPRIGNSITYFGTAVVRQFEQMDVYTPNTANGISSARDKLRANQILSRHNISMPPTAFVRNRADVRPAIERVGGAPVVIKLLEGTQGIGVILAPQVKVAEAIIETLHSTKQNVLIQKFIAESRGRDIRALVVGDRVVAAMRRVADGDEFRSNVHRGGRVEPVTLDPQYEQTAVRSAQIMGLRVAGVDMLEGEDGPLVMEVNSSPGLQGIEAATNLDVAGAIIDYIAAQVAFPEIDIRQRLSVSTGYGVAELVMHAGAEQVGKKLGDLGLWDRDITVLTLHRGVSVIPNPRKHVVLEPEDRLLCFGKLEEMRSMIPERKRRRAKVRRLPKEPLGD; this is translated from the coding sequence GTGAAGATCGCCGTCCTCTCACGGGCACCGCAGTCCTACTCCACGCAGCGTCTCCGGGCGGCCGCACTGCAGCGGGGTCACACCGTGAAGGTGCTGAACACCCTGCGCTTCGCGATCGATCTGTCGGCGGACGTGCCGGACCTGTTCTACCGAGGCAGGCAGCTCAGCGACTACGACGCGATCCTGCCCCGGATCGGCAACTCGATCACCTACTTCGGCACGGCCGTGGTGCGTCAGTTCGAGCAGATGGACGTGTACACCCCGAACACGGCGAACGGCATCTCCAGCGCCCGCGACAAGCTGCGGGCGAACCAGATCCTCTCCCGGCACAACATCTCCATGCCGCCGACCGCGTTCGTGCGCAACCGCGCAGACGTGCGCCCCGCGATCGAGCGGGTCGGCGGCGCTCCGGTCGTGATCAAGCTGCTGGAAGGCACCCAGGGGATCGGCGTGATCCTCGCCCCGCAGGTGAAGGTGGCCGAGGCCATCATCGAGACGCTGCACTCCACCAAGCAGAACGTGCTGATCCAGAAGTTCATCGCCGAGAGCCGCGGCCGCGACATCCGCGCCCTCGTCGTCGGCGACCGCGTGGTCGCCGCGATGCGCCGCGTTGCCGATGGCGACGAGTTCCGCTCGAACGTGCACCGCGGCGGCCGGGTGGAGCCGGTCACCCTCGACCCGCAGTACGAGCAGACCGCGGTCCGCTCCGCGCAGATCATGGGACTGCGGGTCGCCGGCGTCGACATGCTGGAGGGCGAGGACGGCCCCCTGGTGATGGAGGTGAACTCCTCCCCGGGACTGCAGGGCATCGAGGCGGCGACGAACCTCGACGTCGCCGGCGCGATCATCGACTACATCGCCGCGCAGGTGGCCTTCCCCGAGATCGACATCCGCCAGCGTCTCTCCGTCTCCACCGGCTACGGCGTCGCCGAGCTGGTGATGCACGCCGGTGCGGAGCAGGTTGGCAAGAAGCTCGGCGACCTGGGGCTGTGGGACCGCGACATCACCGTCCTCACCCTGCACCGCGGGGTGAGCGTCATCCCGAACCCGCGCAAGCACGTGGTGCTCGAGCCCGAGGACCGGCTGCTGTGCTTCGGCAAGCTCGAGGAGATGCGCTCGATGATCCCCGAGCGCAAGCGCCGCCGCGCCAAGGTGCGGCGCCTGCCGAAGGAGCCGCTCGGCGACTGA
- a CDS encoding DUF4191 domain-containing protein, giving the protein MAKRAPEPEKRPGFFSQIRSLFRFTREVYGWLPWAQLAILVGGVLIGLIIGLLLGHAQWYALLLWGITGLMLGLLGAMILMTRLSTKAMYAKIDGMPGASGHVLSTGLGRSWQAADTPVGINPKTQEAVYRVVGRGGIVIVGEGARGRLTRLVNEERTKAQRVAHGVPVTVLYVGHGEDDVAIADLAKTIKKLPKAIDKATMAAVIRRLESVSQSLSSLPIPKGIDPTKVRAQRPR; this is encoded by the coding sequence ATGGCAAAGCGTGCTCCCGAACCTGAGAAGCGTCCCGGCTTCTTCTCGCAGATCCGGTCCCTGTTCCGGTTCACGCGCGAGGTCTACGGCTGGCTGCCCTGGGCGCAGCTCGCGATCCTCGTCGGCGGCGTCCTGATCGGGCTCATCATCGGGCTCCTGCTCGGGCACGCGCAGTGGTACGCGCTGCTGCTCTGGGGCATCACCGGCCTCATGCTCGGTCTGCTCGGCGCCATGATCCTGATGACGCGGCTGTCCACCAAGGCCATGTACGCCAAGATCGACGGGATGCCCGGCGCGAGCGGTCACGTGCTCAGCACCGGCCTCGGCCGCAGCTGGCAGGCCGCGGACACCCCGGTCGGCATCAACCCGAAGACCCAGGAGGCCGTCTACCGCGTCGTCGGCCGCGGCGGCATCGTCATCGTCGGCGAGGGCGCCCGGGGCCGCTTGACGCGTCTGGTCAACGAGGAGCGCACCAAGGCCCAGCGGGTCGCGCACGGCGTGCCGGTGACCGTGCTCTACGTCGGACACGGCGAGGACGACGTCGCGATCGCGGACCTCGCGAAGACCATCAAGAAGCTGCCCAAGGCGATCGACAAGGCCACGATGGCCGCCGTCATCCGCCGTCTCGAGTCGGTGTCGCAGTCGTTGTCGTCGCTGCCGATCCCGAAGGGCATCGACCCGACCAAGGTCAGGGCGCAGCGTCCGCGCTGA
- the sucB gene encoding 2-oxoglutarate dehydrogenase, E2 component, dihydrolipoamide succinyltransferase, producing MSTPVVLPALGESVTEGTVTRWLKQVGDTVQADEGLLEISTDKVDTEIPSPVSGVIEEILVAEDETVEVGALLARIGDGSGAAPSGQAPAAETPQAEAAPAEAAPAEAPAATSAPAAQEAPEQAAPGQAAPAASSGDATDVVLPELGESVTEGTVTRWLKQVGDEVAVDEALLEISTDKVDTEIPSPVAGVLQEIVAAEDETVAVGAVLARIGSGAPAAPAQEAPAQPAPQAPAQPAPAQEAPAAQPAAPAPAAPAQPAAPAAAPAQPAAPAAAPAQPAAPAAAPAQPAAAAEPAAAEGDTLYVTPLVRRLAAQQGVDLASVKGTGVGGRIRKEDVLKAAEAKGQASAPSAAPAPKPLEVSPLRGTTQPMSRLRKVVAERAVASMQQTAQLTTFVEVDVTKLAAYRDRVKGEFQQKTGDKLSFLPFFTLAAAEALQAFPIINSTVDGDKIVYPDTENISIAVDTERGLLTPVVRDAATKNLAQLAHEIADLAARTRDNKLKPDELAGGTFTVTNTGSRGALFDTPLVFLPQSAILGTGTVFKRPGVVTVDGVDAIAIRSYVYLALSYDHRTIDGADAARFLGAVKARLEAADFAAQLGI from the coding sequence ATGAGCACACCCGTGGTCCTCCCCGCTCTCGGTGAGAGCGTCACAGAGGGTACGGTCACCCGCTGGCTGAAGCAGGTCGGCGACACCGTTCAGGCGGACGAGGGCCTGCTCGAGATCTCGACCGACAAGGTCGATACCGAGATCCCCTCGCCCGTGAGCGGCGTGATCGAGGAGATCCTCGTCGCGGAGGACGAGACGGTCGAGGTCGGGGCGCTCCTGGCGCGCATCGGCGACGGCAGCGGTGCCGCGCCGTCCGGCCAGGCCCCCGCCGCCGAGACCCCGCAGGCCGAGGCCGCTCCCGCCGAGGCCGCACCGGCCGAGGCGCCCGCCGCCACGTCGGCGCCGGCCGCGCAGGAGGCTCCCGAGCAGGCCGCACCCGGGCAGGCCGCACCGGCCGCTTCCTCGGGCGATGCGACCGACGTCGTCCTCCCGGAGCTCGGCGAGAGCGTCACCGAGGGCACCGTCACCCGCTGGCTGAAGCAGGTCGGCGACGAGGTCGCCGTGGACGAGGCGCTGCTGGAGATCTCGACCGACAAGGTCGACACCGAGATCCCGTCACCGGTCGCCGGCGTGCTGCAGGAGATCGTCGCCGCCGAGGACGAGACCGTCGCCGTCGGCGCCGTGCTGGCCCGCATCGGCTCGGGCGCTCCCGCCGCACCCGCCCAGGAGGCTCCGGCCCAGCCCGCTCCGCAGGCGCCGGCCCAGCCGGCTCCGGCACAGGAGGCTCCGGCGGCGCAGCCCGCGGCACCCGCCCCGGCAGCCCCCGCCCAGCCCGCGGCACCTGCCGCCGCTCCCGCCCAGCCGGCGGCCCCTGCCGCCGCTCCCGCCCAGCCCGCGGCACCGGCCGCCGCCCCGGCGCAGCCTGCCGCGGCCGCGGAGCCCGCCGCGGCCGAGGGCGACACGCTGTACGTGACCCCGCTGGTGCGGCGCCTCGCCGCGCAGCAGGGCGTCGACCTGGCATCCGTGAAGGGCACCGGCGTCGGCGGCCGCATCCGCAAGGAGGATGTCTTGAAGGCCGCCGAGGCGAAGGGACAGGCATCCGCACCCTCCGCCGCCCCCGCGCCGAAGCCGCTCGAGGTCTCGCCCCTGCGCGGTACCACGCAGCCGATGTCGCGCCTGCGCAAGGTGGTCGCCGAGCGTGCGGTCGCCTCCATGCAGCAGACGGCGCAGCTGACGACGTTCGTCGAGGTCGACGTCACCAAGCTCGCCGCCTACCGCGACCGGGTGAAGGGCGAGTTCCAGCAGAAGACCGGCGACAAGCTCTCCTTCCTGCCGTTCTTCACGCTGGCCGCCGCGGAGGCCCTGCAGGCGTTCCCGATCATCAACTCGACGGTCGACGGCGACAAGATCGTCTACCCCGACACCGAGAACATCTCGATCGCGGTCGACACCGAGCGCGGGCTGCTCACCCCGGTGGTCCGCGATGCGGCCACCAAGAACCTGGCGCAGCTCGCACACGAGATCGCGGACCTCGCGGCCCGCACCCGTGACAACAAGCTGAAGCCGGACGAGCTGGCCGGCGGCACGTTCACCGTGACCAACACCGGGTCGCGCGGCGCGCTGTTCGACACACCGCTGGTGTTCCTGCCGCAGTCCGCGATCCTCGGCACCGGCACGGTGTTCAAGCGTCCCGGTGTGGTGACCGTCGACGGCGTGGACGCGATCGCGATCCGTTCGTACGTGTACCTGGCGCTGTCGTACGACCACCGCACGATCGACGGCGCGGACGCCGCGCGCTTCCTGGGCGCGGTCAAGGCCCGCCTGGAGGCGGCCGACTTCGCCGCGCAGCTGGGCATCTGA